The Marivirga salinae DNA window TTGAGAATGGTAGAAAATGAAAGCTTAAATGGTTCTGAAGCTTATACTGTCTTGGAAATGCTGGAAGATCTAAGAAAGGGAATTTTCTCGGAGCTTTATAAAGGTCAAGCAGTAGATGCCTATAGAAGAAATTTACAGAGAACTTTTGTGGAACTAGCTGCTAGTCAGATAGCTAAATTGGATGCAGAAGAGAAAAGAAATAATGAGGTGATTATATCAGATATAATTCCGCTAATGAGAGCCGAACTGGAGCAATTAAAATCTGATATCACAAGTAGTAGATATAGAACTTCTGATAAAATGAGCAGAATTCATTGGAATGATTTATTGGCAAGAATTGAAAATAGTTTTTCAGAATAGAATTTATATGAATCCGTAGCCGCGTGTGGTTTCGGATTCTTTTTTTATAAACCCTCAAACAATCTTCTCCTTAGAAATAGGGTTTTCTTAAAAATTAAAATGAAACTCTAATTTTCATTTTAGCAAGTATAAAGTCCATATTCTAAAATTTTATCATATCTAAAACTTCAAAAAGCTTTGATTTAGAGGAAATATGAGATTTAAAATAATAAATATAGATTTATACCCAAAATTATATTTTGCAGTTTCTACTTTTCCTTTTTGTTTGATCAAAAAGAAAGAAAAAATCAAGACAAAAAGATGCTTCATCGCTACATCCCAACGCTGGCCCGCCTTTTTGTCCTCCTGCCCGCCCTCTTCGAGCTTATATTACTTGGTTTTGAAAGTTTGTAGTATTAATCAAGAGGGGAATAATTATACCTAACTATTAACTTTCAAGCCCGCCAAATTTTCCTTTAATTTGCATCAAAATTTTACAAAATGGCATTAAAAACATTCGTTAAAATATCTGAAGTTAGTAATTTAAGTGATGCACGCTATTGTGCAGGAATGACGGTTAATTTAATGGGATTCATCTTGCAGAAAGATAATCCTGCTTATGTTAGCCCTGAAAACTTCATGGAATTAACTGGTTGGCTTTCAGGTGTGGAATTCGTTGGAGAATACGGCAATGCTTCAGAAGATGCCATTAAAGAATCCATCAAAGATTACGAAATCCATTATCTACAAACTGATAATCCTGCCATTATCCCTCTTTTCCCAGATTTCAAAAGGATTTTGAGATTTGATATGGATAAAGTTACAGATGCCGAAGAAGTAAAAAACACCATGCAAAAGGTAGCAGATGAGGTAGAATTCTTCCTTTTTGAATCTGGCAACGGAAATCATTACAAAGAAAATGTAGTCATTCAGGTTTTAGATTTAGCAAAGGACTTCCCTGTTGTCTTAGGCTTCAATATTGACGATAAAAATGTGATGGATTTAATTGAAAACACTTCCATTAAAGGCATTTCCTTAAAAGGTGGTGAAGAAATAAGGCCAGGATATAAAGACTT harbors:
- a CDS encoding phosphoribosylanthranilate isomerase yields the protein MALKTFVKISEVSNLSDARYCAGMTVNLMGFILQKDNPAYVSPENFMELTGWLSGVEFVGEYGNASEDAIKESIKDYEIHYLQTDNPAIIPLFPDFKRILRFDMDKVTDAEEVKNTMQKVADEVEFFLFESGNGNHYKENVVIQVLDLAKDFPVVLGFNIDDKNVMDLIENTSIKGISLKGGEEIRPGYKDFDELADILETLEIDDTVEG